A genomic window from Anticarsia gemmatalis isolate Benzon Research Colony breed Stoneville strain chromosome 6, ilAntGemm2 primary, whole genome shotgun sequence includes:
- the LOC142973925 gene encoding uncharacterized protein LOC142973925, translated as MMRGRILSLRNNVVSLMSQRHFGKPPRCDAHMNELPVPCGPWEPWYTERQSFYNKILVGGIMWWLFSFGMLLYTDSIYLNWRPPSNPGPPSDMVEECDDSDT; from the exons ATGATGAGAGGAAGAATATTGAGTTTACGTAATAATGTCGTTAGTCTTATGAGCCAACGACACTTTGGTAAACCAC CTCGTTGTGATGCCCATATGAACGAGCTGCCTGTGCCATGCGGACCTTGGGAGCCGTGGTACACTGAGAGGCAGAGCTTCTACAACAAGATCTTAGTCGGCGGGATTATGTG GTGGTTATTCTCTTTCGGTATGCTGTTGTATACGGATAGCATCTACCTCAATTGGCGCCCGCCGAGTAATCCTGGCCCTCCGAGCGACATGGTCGAGGAGTGCGATGACAGTGACACGTAA